Within the Corallococcus exiguus genome, the region GGTGATGGTGGACTGGCCGTCGTTGGTGCTGGTGGAGGACATGTAACGCATGCCCTCCATGCCGTTGAGCTGGCGCTCCAGCACGGTGGTGACGGCGCTCTCCACCGTCTCCGCGGACGCGCCGGTGTACGTCGCCGTGATTTGAACCTGCGGCAGCGCCAGCTCCGGGTACTGCTCGATGGGGAGGCTGGGAATGGAGATGGCGCCCACCAGCGTGATGAGGATGGACAGCACGCTGGAGAAGACGGGGCGCTTGATGAAGAAGTCGGTGAACATGGCAGCCCCCTACTGACCCGCGTCCGAGCCACCGCCCATGCCCTGGGCAGGGGGCAGGGGCATGCCTTCTGTCTGGCCCTGCGACTGCCGCGCGGGCTTCGGCTGGATGGGCATGCCGTCCCGCAGCTGCTGCACTCCGCTGATGATGACCTGGGTGCCCGCGTCCAGGCCCTTGAGCACCTCGTAGTCGTTGCCCTCCACCAGCCCCAGCGTCACGGGCTGGCGCTTCACCACGGTGCCGGCGTCGCCTTCCCCCACCACCATGGCGAAGGACTGGCTGCCCTGCCGGGTCACCGCGGTGGTGGGCATCTTCAAGGCGTCGCGCACGTCGTAGACGAGCTGCGCGCGCACCAGCTGGCCGGCTCTGAGGCCCACGGTGTTCTCGAAGGCGGCCTGCACCTCCACCAGCTGCGTGTTGGGATTGGGTGTGGTGGCGACGAAGAAGGCGGGGGCGCGGACGATGGGCTCGCCATCCTCGTTGAGCACCTCCAGTGGCGTCTCGCCAATCTTCACGCGCGCGGCCTGGTCCACGGGCACCTGCACGGACAGCTCCAGCGCGCGGCTCTGGTCCAGGATGGTGAGCGCCGTCTGCGGCGTCACGTAGTCGCCCAGCTTCACCGGGATGTCGCCCACGACGCCGTCGAAGGGGGCGCTCACGTTGAAGAAGCCCAGCTGCACCTGCTGATTCTGGATTTGCGCCTCCGCCGCCTGGGCCTGGGCCTCGGATTGCGCCGCCTGGGCCACGGCCTGGTCGTAGTCCTGGCGGCTGACGAGTCCTTCCTTGAGGAGCTGCGCGCTGCGCTCACGCGTCCTGCGCGCGAACTCGCGGTTGGCGACGGCGGAGGCCTTCTGGGCCTGGGTGGCGCGCAGGGAGGCTTGCTCCTGACGTGGGTCCACCACGAGCAGCACCTGGCCCGCCTTCACCTTCTGGCCCTGGCGAACGGGAATCTTCTGGATGTAGCCGGCGACCTGCGGGACGACGGTGATGCTGCTGCGGGAGATGAGGGTGCCCACGTACTCGCGGGTGTCGCGCACCGGGCCGGGCTTCACCGCCATCACCTGGACGGGCGTGGGCTTGCCGCCGCCCTGGCTCTGGCTGCCCGACTGAGGGCCGCCTCCGGGCGCGGCCTGGCCGGGGTCCTTGCCGCCGCTGCACCCGCCCGCCGTCAGCGCGAGCACGAGTCCCCACGCGCCCCAACCGCCCCTCACCAATCGCATGCCGCCTCCGACAGGAATGCATCCACCACGGCCTGGCGGTACTGGAAGTCGCGGATGACGAGCTCCAGTTCGGCCTGCCGCAGGGCCCCGGCCGCGTCCACCAGCTCGAGGCTCGTTCCGGTGCCCACCTCGAAGCTGCGGCGGGTGAGCCGGTCATTCTCTTCCGCGAGTTTCCGCTGGCGGTCCGCCAGGTCGCGCGTCTCCTGGGTCACCTGCACGGCGCGCTTCGCCTGGGTCACTTCGATGACGATGTTGCGCTCGCGGCCGGTGACCTCCGCGCGGGCCTGCTCCAGCTGGCCGCGGGCCTGGCGCAGGCGGCCCTCGCGCGCGCCGCCGTCCCAGAAGGGCAGCACCAGGCTGGCGCCGACGTTCCAGATGGGCACCTCCGCGAAGCCCGGGTTGACGGTGAGCGCGGTGGTGCTGCTGGTGAGGTCCAGGGTGGGCGCGTACAGGCGATACACCTCGCCGATGGCGCGCTCGGCCACCACCTGGCGCGAGCGGGCGGCGGCGATGTCCGGGCGGTTCTCCAGCTCCTCCAGCGTGCGGCAGGTGGCCTTCGCGCCCTGGAGCAGCGTGGTCAGATCCAGGCCCGGCTTGAGGCCCACGGCGGACGGGGTGCCCAGGGCCAGGCCCAGGGACTCGCGCGCCTTGCGCAGGTCCTCGTCGCCGGTGACGACGTTGCGGCGAGCGATCTGTGCGTCCTGCTCCACGCGGACGACGTCCAGTCGGGTGCCCGCGCCCAGCTCGAAGCGGCGCTGCGCCAGGGCCAGCCGCTCCAGCGAGGTGCGCAGGTTGACGCGGTTGACCTCCGCCAGGCGCTCCGTGGAGGACACGGAGACGAGCGCCTGTGCGAGGCCGCGGGTGAGCTGCCGGCGCGTCTCCGCGAGCGACAGGTTGGCGGTGCGCCGCGACTCCTTGGCGCTGCCCAGGGCGTAGAGGCTGGCCAGGTCCACCACGGGCACGTTGGCGGTGAGGGTGCCCACGCCCAGCAACTCCGTGGGCGTGAAGCCCCCGCCGCCCGTCACCGCGCCGCCCGTGCCGCCGCCGAAGGCGACGATGCCCGGGTTGAGGACGTTGTACTGGGCGATCAGGTTGCCGGAGACGGAGGGCAGCAGGTTGGCGAGCGCGATGCGCCACGTACCCGCGGCGACTTCAATCTGGCCCAGCGCTGCCTGGAGGTCGGGGGAGCGCTGGCGCAGGAGCGTGAGCGCTTCGTTCCAGGACTGGAGTTGGAGGGGCGCGGCGGGCGCGGGCGTGAGCAATGGATCCGACACGTTCGCCTGGAACGGCGGTGGCACTTCGGGGACGTCGTCCGGGTCCTGGGCCGACGGCGTGCGGGTCCGGTCGGGCTTCCGCGCGGGAGTCCGTGCGTTTGGCGCGGCCGGTGTCCGCGCGGGCGCGTTCGGAGCCGGGGCACTCGGCGCGGCCGGAGGCTGCTCGGGTAGGTTCAGGACCGGGGCGTTCGGCGCGGGCGCGTTCGGAGCCTGGGTGTTCGGTGTCGCGACGGAAGGCGTGGGCGGCGGAGGCGCGGGTGGAGCGCGC harbors:
- a CDS encoding efflux RND transporter periplasmic adaptor subunit, whose amino-acid sequence is MRLVRGGWGAWGLVLALTAGGCSGGKDPGQAAPGGGPQSGSQSQGGGKPTPVQVMAVKPGPVRDTREYVGTLISRSSITVVPQVAGYIQKIPVRQGQKVKAGQVLLVVDPRQEQASLRATQAQKASAVANREFARRTRERSAQLLKEGLVSRQDYDQAVAQAAQSEAQAQAAEAQIQNQQVQLGFFNVSAPFDGVVGDIPVKLGDYVTPQTALTILDQSRALELSVQVPVDQAARVKIGETPLEVLNEDGEPIVRAPAFFVATTPNPNTQLVEVQAAFENTVGLRAGQLVRAQLVYDVRDALKMPTTAVTRQGSQSFAMVVGEGDAGTVVKRQPVTLGLVEGNDYEVLKGLDAGTQVIISGVQQLRDGMPIQPKPARQSQGQTEGMPLPPAQGMGGGSDAGQ
- a CDS encoding TolC family protein, which gives rise to MPPPFQANVSDPLLTPAPAAPLQLQSWNEALTLLRQRSPDLQAALGQIEVAAGTWRIALANLLPSVSGNLIAQYNVLNPGIVAFGGGTGGAVTGGGGFTPTELLGVGTLTANVPVVDLASLYALGSAKESRRTANLSLAETRRQLTRGLAQALVSVSSTERLAEVNRVNLRTSLERLALAQRRFELGAGTRLDVVRVEQDAQIARRNVVTGDEDLRKARESLGLALGTPSAVGLKPGLDLTTLLQGAKATCRTLEELENRPDIAAARSRQVVAERAIGEVYRLYAPTLDLTSSTTALTVNPGFAEVPIWNVGASLVLPFWDGGAREGRLRQARGQLEQARAEVTGRERNIVIEVTQAKRAVQVTQETRDLADRQRKLAEENDRLTRRSFEVGTGTSLELVDAAGALRQAELELVIRDFQYRQAVVDAFLSEAACDW